One Eurosta solidaginis isolate ZX-2024a chromosome 5, ASM4086904v1, whole genome shotgun sequence DNA segment encodes these proteins:
- the LOC137251958 gene encoding ATP-dependent RNA helicase WM6-like yields the protein MFDDFDLLDYEEEDDISFGSIAELTTVWTDVKGYYASIHSLGFRNFLLKPEILQAIADCGFEHPSEVQHECLPQAILGMSDMGKTGVFIISTLQQLEPDQNVPCVLVLCHIRELIFRVSIEYERFSKYIPNLKVQVLFGGLPFQSDVEILKARKPHILVGTPGRILALMRNKKLNLQYLKHLILDEYDQMLNQKEVYGNIREIFNSTPHTKQVLMFSATISNEVRLICKKFMQNSMEVFVDDEAKLTLHGLQQHCVELMENEKNRKLFDLLDVLEFNQVVIFVKSVQRCKTLVGLLNGQHFPAIGIHRDMAQLERLKRYQQFKDFEKRVLVATNLFGRGLDIARVKSYSL from the coding sequence ATGTTTGATGACTTCGATCTGTTGGATTACGAAGAAGAAGATGATATTTCGTTTGGTAGTATTGCTGAGTTAACGACTGTATGGACTGATGTCAAAGGGTACTACGCGTCAATACACAGCTTGggatttcgtaattttctattaAAGCCTGAAATATTGCAAGCCATCGCCGATTGTGGCTTCGAACATCCATCCGAAGTGCAACATGAATGTTTACCACAAGCCATACTGGGTATGTCGGACATGGGTAAGACTGGAGTTTTTATAATTTCAACCTTACAACAACTCGAACCGGATCAAAATGTGCCTTGTGTCCTAGTACTGTGTCACATACGCGAACTAATTTTCCGAGTTAGTATAGAATATGAAAGATTCTCCAAATACATACCCAATTTGAAGGTTCAGGTATTATTTGGCGGGCTACCTTTTCAAAGTGATGTGGAAATTTTAAAAGCAAGGAAACCACATATTCTTGTCGGCACTCCAGGTCGCATTTTAGCTTTGATGCGCAATAAAAAACTAAACTTACAGTATTTGAAACATCTAATTTTGGACGAATACGATCAAATGTTGAACCAAAAAGAAGTGTATGGTAATATACGGGAGATATTCAACAGTACACCGCACACTAAACAAGTGCTGATGTTCTCCGCCACAATAAGCAATGAAGTACGTTTAATCTGTAAGAAGTTCATGCAAAATTCCATGGAAGTTTTTGTGGATGACGAAGCAAAATTGACATTGCATGGTCTACAACAACACTGCGTGGAACTTATGGAAAATGAAAAGAATAGGAAATTATTTGATCTTTTGGATGTGCTCGAGTTTAATCAAGTGGTGATTTTCGTAAAATCTGTTCAACGTTGTAAAACATTAGTTGGCCTATTGAATGGACAACATTTTCCTGCCATTGGCATACATCGTGATATGGCTCAATTGGAACGTCTGAAGCGGTATCAACAATTTAAGGACTTCGAAAAACGTGTTTTAGTGGCAACCAATCTTTTTGGACGTGGTTTGGACATCGCACGTGTGAAGTCGtattcattgtaa